The Homo sapiens chromosome 5, GRCh38.p14 Primary Assembly genome includes a window with the following:
- the PCDHGA1 gene encoding protocadherin gamma-A1 isoform 2 precursor (isoform 2 precursor is encoded by transcript variant 2) — protein MKIQKKLTGCSRLMLLCLSLELLLEAGAGNIHYSVPEETDKGSFVGNIAKDLGLQPQELADGGVRIVSRGRMPLFALNPRSGSLITARRIDREELCAQSMPCLVSFNILVEDKMKLFPVEVEIIDINDNTPQFQLEELEFKMNEITTPGTRVSLPFGQDLDVGMNSLQSYQLSSNPHFSLDVQQGADGPQHPEMVLQSPLDREEEAVHHLILTASDGGEPVRSGTLRIYIQVVDANDNPPAFTQAQYHINVPENVPLGTQLLMVNATDPDEGANGEVTYSFHNVDHRVAQIFRLDSYTGEISNKEPLDFEEYKMYSMEVQAQDGAGLMAKVKVLIKVLDVNDNAPEVTITSVTTAVPENFPPGTIIALISVHDQDSGDNGYTTCFIPGNLPFKLEKLVDNYYRLVTERTLDRELISGYNITITAIDQGTPALSTETHISLLVTDINDNSPVFHQDSYSAYIPENNPRGASIFSVRAHDLDSNENAQITYSLIEDTIQGAPLSAYLSINSDTGVLYALRSFDYEQFRDMQLKVMARDSGDPPLSSNVSLSLFLLDQNDNAPEILYPALPTDGSTGVELAPLSAEPGYLVTKVVAVDRDSGQNAWLSYRLLKASEPGLFSVGLHTGEVRTARALLDRDALKQSLVVAVQDHGQPPLSATVTLTVAVADRISDILADLGSLEPSAKPNDSDLTLYLVVAAAAVSCVFLAFVIVLLAHRLRRWHKSRLLQASGGGLASMPGSHFVGVDGVRAFLQTYSHEVSLTADSRKSHLIFPQPNYADTLISQESCEKKGFLSAPQSLLEDKKEPFSQVNFCDECISYLEKNNS, from the coding sequence ATGAAGATTCAGAAAAAGCTGACTGGCTGCAGCAGGCTGAtgcttctgtgtctttctctggAGCTGCTGTTGGAAGCTGGGGCTGGGAATATTCACTACTCAGTGCCGGAAGAGACAGACAAAGGTTCCTTCGTAGGCAACATCGCCAAGGACCTAGGGCTGCAACCCCAGGAGCTGGCAGATGGCGGAGTCCGCATCGTCTCCAGAGGTAGGATGCCGCTTTTCGCTCTGAATCCTAGAAGTGGCAGCTTGATCACCGCGCGCAGGATAGACCGGGAGGAGCTCTGCGCTCAGAGCATGCCGTGTCTCGTGAGTTTTAATATCCTTGTTGAGGATAAAATGAAGCTTTTTCCTGTTGAAGTAGAAATAATTGATATTAATGACAACACTCCCCAATTCCAGTTAGAGGAACTGGagtttaaaatgaatgaaataacgACTCCAGGTACCAGAGTCTCATTGCCTTTTGGGCAAGACCTTGATGTGGGTATGAACTCACTCCAGAGCTACCAACTCAGCTCTAACCCTCATTTCTCCCTGGATGTGCAACAGGGAGCCGATGGGCCTCAACATCCAGAGATGGTGCTGCAGAGTCCCTTAGACAGAGAAGAAGAAGCTGTCCACCACCTCATCCTCACAGCTTCTGATGGGGGTGAACCAGTCCGTTCAGGGACCCTCAGAATTTACATTCAGGTGGTGGATGCAAATGACAATCCTCCAGCATTTACTCAGGCACAATACCATATAAATGTCCCCGAAAACGTGCCGCTGGGTACTCAGCTGCTCATGGTAAATGCCACTGACCCTGATGAGGGAGCCAATGGGGAAGTAACGTACTCCTTTCACAATGTAGACCACAGAGTGGCCCAAATATTTCGTTTAGATTCTTACACAGGAGAAATATCAAATAAAGAACCACTAGATTTCGAAGAATACAAAATGTATTCAATGGAAGTTCAAGCCCAGGATGGTGCGGGGCTCATGGCTAAAGTTAAGGTACTGATCAAAGTTTTGGATGTAAATGATAATGCCCCAGAAGTGACCATCACCTCTGTCACCACTGCAGTTCCAGAAAACTTTCCTCCTGGGACCATAATTGCTCTTATCAGTGTGCATGACCAGGACTCAGGAGACAATGGCTACACCACATGTTTCATTCCTGGAAATTTACCCTTTAAATTGGAAAAGTTAGTTGATAATTATTACCGTTTAGTGACTGAAAGAACACTGGACAGAGAACTTATCTCTGGGTACAACATCACAATAACAGCAATAGACCAAGGAACTCCAGCTCTATCTACTGAAACTCACATTTCACTACTAGTGACAGATATCAATGACAACTCCCCAGTCTTCCATCAGGACTCCTACTCTGCCTACATTCCCGAAAACAACCCCAGAGGAGCCTCCATCTTCTCTGTGAGGGCCCACGACTTGGACAGCAATGAGAATGCACAAATCACTTACTCCCTAATAGAGGACACTATCCAGGGGGCACCCCTATCTGCCTACCTCTCCATCAACTCCGACACTGGGGTCCTGTATGCGCTGCGATCCTTCGACTATGAGCAGTTCCGGGACATGCAACTGAAAGTGATGGCGCGGGACAGTGGGGATCCGCCCCTCAGCAGCAACGTGTCTCTCAGCCTATTCCTGCTGGACCAGAACGACAACGCGCCCGAGATCCTGTACCCCGCCCTCCCCACAGATGGTTCTACCGGCGTGGAGCTGGCGCCCCTCTCCGCAGAGCCCGGCTACCTGGTGACCAAGGTGGTGGCGGTGGACAGAGACTCGGGCCAGAACGCCTGGCTGTCCTACCGCCTGCTCAAGGCCAGCGAGCCGGGACTCTTCTCGGTGGGTCTGCACACGGGCGAGGTGCGCACGGCGCGAGCCCTGCTGGACAGAGACGCGCTCAAGCAGAGTCTCGTGGTGGCCGTCCAGGACCACGGCCAGCCCCCGCTCTCCGCCACTGTCACGCTCACCGTGGCCGTGGCCGACAGGATCTCCGACATCCTGGCCGACCTGGGCAGCCTCGAGCCCTCCGCCAAACCCAACGATTCGGACCTCACTCTGTACCTGGTGGTGGCGGCGGCCGCGGTCTCCTGCGTCTTCCTGGCCTTCGTCATCGTGCTGCTGGCGCACAGGCTGCGGCGCTGGCACAAGTCACGTCTGCTACAGGCTTCGGGAGGCGGCTTAGCGAGCATGCCCGGTTCGCACTTTGTGGGCGTGGACGGGGTTCGGGCTTTCCTGCAGACCTATTCCCACGAGGTCTCCCTCACTGCGGACTCGCGGAAGAGCCACCTGATTTTCCCCCAGCCCAACTATGCGGACACACTCATCAGCCAGGAGAGCTGTGAGAAAAAGGGTTTTCTATCAGCACCCCAGTCTTTACTTGAAGACAAAAAGGAACCATTTTCTCAGGTAAACTTTTGTGATGAATGTATCAGCTatctagagaaaaataattcttga
- the PCDHGA2 gene encoding protocadherin gamma-A2 isoform 2 precursor (isoform 2 precursor is encoded by transcript variant 2): MAALQKLPHCRKLVLLCFLLATLWEARAGQIRYSVREEIDRGSFVGNIAKDLGLEPLALAEQGVRIVSRGRSQLFALNPRSGSLVTANRIDREELCAQSAPCLLNFNILLEDKLTIYSVEVEITDINDNAPRFGVEELELKISETTTPGFRIPLKNAHDADVGENALQKYALNPNDHFSLDVRRGADGNKYPELVLERSLDREEEAVHHLVLVASDGGDPVLSGTSRICVKVLDANDNAPVFTQPEYRISIPENTLVGTRILTVTATDADEGYYAQVVYFLEKSPGETSEVFELKSTSGELTIIKDLDYEDATFHEIDIEAQDGPGLLTRAKVIVTVLDVNDNAPEFYMTSATSSVSEDSLPGTIIGLFNVHDRDSGQNAFTTCSLPEDLPFKLEKSVDNYYRLVTTRALDREQFSFYNITLTAKDGGNPSLSTDAHILLQVADINDNAPAFSRTSYSTYIPENNPRGASVFSVTAHDPDSNDNAHVTYSFAEDTVQGAPLSSYISINSDTGVLYALRSFDYEQLRDLQVWVIARDSGNPPLSSNVSLSLFVLDQNDNAPEILYPAFPTDGSTGVELAPRSAEPGYLVTKVVAVDRDSGQNAWLSYHLLKASEPGLFSVGLHTGEVRTARALLDRDALKQSLVVAIQDHGQPPLSATVTLTVAVADRIPDILADLGSLEPSAIPNDSDLTLYLVVAVAAVSCVFLAFVIVLLAHRLRRWHKSRLLQASGGSLTGMQSSHFVGVDGVRAFLQTYSHEVSLTADSRKSHLIFPQPNYADTLISQESCEKKDFLSAPQSLLEEEREETFSQVIYLFTTYVLASLLK; the protein is encoded by the coding sequence ATGGCGGCTCTGCAAAAGTTGCCACACTGCAGAAAGCTGGTCCTGCTGTGCTTCCTTTTGGCGACCCTGTGGGAGGCCAGGGCCGGGCAGATTCGCTATTCTGTGCGGGAAGAGATCGACAGAGGCTCCTTCGTAGGCAACATCGCCAAGGACTTGGGTTTGGAGCCCCTGGCACTGGCAGAGCAGGGAGTCCGCATCGTCTCCAGAGGTAGGTCCCAGCTCTTTGCTCTGAACCCGCGAAGCGGCAGCTTGGTCACTGCGAACAGGATAGACCGGGAGGAGCTCTGCGCTCAGAGCGCACCCTGTCTGTTGAATTTTAACATTCTGCTGGAGGATAAATTGACTATTTATTCAGTAGAGGTGGAAATAACAGATATTAACGATAATGCCCCTCGCTTTGGAGTAGAGGAACTGGAGctaaaaatcagtgaaaccaCTACGCCAGGATTCCGGATTCCTCTTAAGAATGCGCATGATGCAGACGTAGGTGAGAACGCCCTTCAGAAGTACGCACTCAACCCAAATGACCACTTCTCCCTGGACGTGCGAAGGGGAGCTGATGGGAACAAGTACCCAGAACTGGTGCTGGAGCGCTCTCTGGACCGCGAGGAAGAGGCTGTTCACCACCTCGTTCTCGTGGCTTCTGATGGGGGTGACCCAGTGCTATCTGGCACCTCCCGCATCTGCGTGAAGGTCCTGGATGCGAACGACAATGCGCCTGTTTTTACACAGCCCGAGTACCGCATAAGCATTCCGGAGAATACGCTCGTGGGCACCCGGATACTCACGGTGACCGCCACTGACGCAGATGAGGGCTACTACGCTCAAGTGGTATATTTTCTAGAGAAAAGCCCTGGAGAAACCTCAGAGGTATTTGAGCTTAAGTCAACATCTGGAGAACTGACAATCATAAAAGATCTAGATTATGAGGATGCTACATTCCATGAAATTGATATTGAAGCTCAGGATGGTCCGGGCCTTCTAACCAGAGCGAAGGTTATCGTCACGGTTCTGGATGTGAATGACAATGCCCCAGAATTTTACATGACATCTGCTACTAGCTCAGTTTCTGAAGACTCTCTTCCAGGAACCATAATTGGGCTTTTTAATGTACATGATAGAGACTCTGGGCAGAACGCATTCACCACCTGTTCACTCCCCGAGGATCTTCCTTTTAAGTTAGAAAAGTCAGTAGACAATTACTACCGACTGGTTACAACCAGAGCCCTTGACAGGGAACAGTTTTCCTTTTACAACATCACTCTAACCGCTAAAGATGGAGGGAACCCCTCCCTGTCCACGGATGCTCACATTTTGCTCCAGGTGGCAGACATCAACGACAACGCACCCGCCTTCTCCCGCACATCCTACTCCACCTACATTCCCGAAAACAACCCCAGAGGAGCCTCTGTCTTCTCAGTGACGGCCCATGACCCCGACAGCAACGACAATGCTCATGTAACTTACTCTTTCGCGGAGGACACTGTTCAGGGGGCACCCTTATCCTCTTACATCTCTATCAACTCCGACACTGGAGTACTCTATGCACTGCGCTCCTTTGATTATGAGCAGTTGCGAGACTTGCAAGTGTGGGTGATAGCGCGGGACAGCGGGAACCCTCCACTCAGTAGCAATGTATCATTAAGCCTGTTCGTGCTGGACCAGAACGACAACGCGCCCGAGATCCTGTACCCTGCCTTCCCCACAGACGGTTCCACTGGCGTGGAGCTGGCGCCCCGCTCCGCAGAGCCCGGCTACCTGGTGACCAAGGTGGTGGCGGTGGACAGAGACTCGGGCCAGAACGCCTGGCTGTCTTACCACCTGCTCAAGGCCAGCGAGCCGGGACTCTTCTCGGTGGGTCTGCACACGGGCGAGGTGCGCACGGCGCGAGCCCTGCTGGACAGAGACGCGCTCAAGCAGAGCCTCGTGGTGGCCATCCAGGACCACGGCCAGCCCCCTCTCTCCGCCACTGTCACGCTCACCGTGGCCGTGGCCGACAGGATCCCCGACATCCTGGCCGACCTGGGCAGCCTCGAGCCCTCCGCCATACCCAACGATTCGGACCTCACTCTGTACCTGGTGGTGGCGGTGGCCGCGGTCTCCTGCGTCTTCCTGGCCTTCGTCATCGTGTTGCTGGCGCACAGGCTGCGGCGCTGGCACAAGTCACGCCTGCTGCAGGCTTCAGGAGGCAGCTTGACAGGCATGCAGAGCTCGCACTTTGTGGGCGTGGACGGGGTTCGGGCTTTCCTGCAGACCTATTCCCACGAGGTCTCCCTCACTGCGGACTCGCGGAAGAGCCACCTGATTTTCCCCCAGCCCAACTATGCGGACACGCTCATCAGCCAGGAGAGCTGTGAGAAAAAGGATTTTTTATCAGCGCCTCAATCTCTACtcgaagaagaaagagaagaaacgtTTTCTCAGGTAATCTATCTTTTCACAACATACGTACTAGCTAGTTTGCTGAAGTAA